In Acidiphilium acidophilum, one genomic interval encodes:
- a CDS encoding response regulator has translation MTEPITSILVADDDEMIGPLIGDILGCLGHTVCAIVTTEDAAVVAAVRHRPNLIVMDSRLRPGDGIEAMDRIVALIGPVPHIFISGDLHDVCKRVPEAITLKKPFRIEQIEEAIHCAMETVDTSQIRVTPAVAASVLTHPLIT, from the coding sequence ATGACCGAGCCGATCACATCCATCCTGGTTGCCGATGACGATGAAATGATCGGCCCGTTGATTGGCGACATCCTTGGCTGCCTGGGTCACACGGTCTGCGCCATCGTGACGACCGAAGACGCCGCGGTGGTGGCGGCGGTCCGCCATCGACCGAACCTCATCGTGATGGATTCCCGATTGCGGCCCGGCGATGGGATCGAGGCGATGGATCGCATCGTCGCGCTGATCGGGCCGGTGCCGCATATTTTCATCAGCGGCGATCTGCACGACGTTTGCAAGAGGGTACCGGAAGCGATCACGTTGAAAAAGCCGTTCCGGATCGAGCAGATCGAGGAGGCCATCCACTGCGCGATGGAGACGGTCGACACTTCCCAGATCCGCGTCACTCCGGCAGTTGCCGCGTCTGTCCTCACTCATCCCCTCATTACGTAG
- a CDS encoding IS4 family transposase yields the protein MGIAASKKRDGGRLKDIRAFIDELYAHDLHAKRVDSLSAATLGVMTGASLAVAMIGQALAQARGLVTKHAIKQVDRMLSNESIDVWESFARWVPHLVGSQTDIVVAMDWTDFDGDDQATLALNLVSKHGRAMPLLWLSMWKEELKDQRNAIEDTCLRRLSEVVPPGCRVTILADRGFGDHKLFAYLTELGFAYIIRFRGNIHVTDAAGETRTAADWVGKSGRARKLRGARVTASHAYQVGAVVCVHARDMKEPWCLASSDAVASAGTLIKQYSRRWTIEPSFRDVKDLRFGMGMAEIRIAEPERRDRLLLISAFAMALLTMLGTAGESLGMDRQLKSNTSKTRSHSLFRQGCMLYELIPNMPKHRLLPLMRRFTEMLRSSGIFGNSMPAT from the coding sequence ATGGGAATTGCAGCATCGAAAAAGCGTGATGGTGGGCGGTTGAAGGACATCCGCGCATTCATTGACGAGTTGTATGCCCACGATCTCCACGCCAAACGCGTTGACTCCCTGTCTGCTGCGACACTGGGCGTGATGACCGGCGCGTCGCTCGCCGTCGCGATGATCGGTCAGGCGTTGGCACAGGCGCGCGGGCTGGTGACCAAGCACGCGATCAAGCAGGTTGATCGCATGCTCAGTAACGAGAGTATCGACGTCTGGGAAAGCTTCGCCCGTTGGGTACCGCATCTGGTGGGTTCGCAGACCGACATCGTCGTTGCCATGGACTGGACGGATTTCGACGGCGACGATCAGGCAACGTTGGCGCTCAACCTGGTGAGCAAGCATGGCCGGGCGATGCCTCTGTTGTGGCTGTCGATGTGGAAAGAGGAATTGAAAGATCAGCGCAACGCCATCGAGGATACTTGCCTGCGCCGCCTGTCGGAGGTTGTCCCGCCCGGCTGCCGCGTGACCATCCTGGCCGACCGCGGCTTCGGTGACCACAAGCTGTTCGCGTATCTTACGGAGCTTGGCTTTGCCTATATCATTCGCTTCCGCGGCAACATCCATGTCACCGATGCCGCAGGCGAGACGCGAACCGCGGCGGACTGGGTCGGCAAATCGGGCCGGGCGCGCAAACTGCGTGGTGCGCGCGTCACCGCCTCGCACGCCTATCAGGTCGGTGCCGTGGTGTGCGTACATGCGCGTGACATGAAGGAGCCGTGGTGCCTGGCGAGCAGTGACGCCGTGGCGTCTGCAGGGACATTGATCAAGCAATATTCCCGGCGCTGGACGATCGAACCCAGCTTCAGGGACGTCAAGGATTTGCGTTTTGGGATGGGGATGGCTGAGATCCGCATCGCCGAACCAGAGCGGCGCGATCGGCTGCTGCTCATCAGCGCGTTTGCGATGGCGCTGCTGACCATGCTCGGGACGGCAGGCGAGAGCCTGGGAATGGATCGACAGCTCAAGTCCAACACTTCGAAGACCCGCTCACACTCGTTGTTCCGTCAGGGGTGCATGCTCTATGAATTGATCCCGAACATGCCGAAGCACCGGCTACTGCCCCTGATGCGGCGGTTCACGGAAATGCTGCGCAGCAGCGGCATATTCGGCAATTCCATGCCGGCTACGTAA
- a CDS encoding NAD(P)/FAD-dependent oxidoreductase, protein MNFHGVPYTVFTEPEIAWVGIDQPAALAAGLPAATTRYDYLTDSRAQIYGETDGFIKLVFDTSNGVLLGAQIAGLDAAQVIAPLALAVHAGTTATTLTEMVFPHPMITEGINKAARQFRP, encoded by the coding sequence ATGAATTTCCACGGCGTGCCTTATACCGTGTTCACCGAACCGGAAATCGCGTGGGTGGGGATCGATCAACCCGCAGCACTTGCCGCGGGGCTCCCCGCCGCGACCACGCGCTACGACTACCTGACCGACTCCCGTGCGCAGATTTATGGCGAGACCGACGGGTTCATCAAACTGGTGTTCGATACGTCGAACGGCGTGCTGCTCGGCGCGCAGATCGCGGGGCTCGACGCGGCGCAGGTGATCGCACCGCTCGCGCTCGCGGTTCATGCCGGGACCACCGCGACAACTCTGACTGAAATGGTATTTCCTCATCCGATGATCACCGAAGGCATCAACAAGGCCGCTCGCCAGTTCCGGCCATAA